In Verrucomicrobiota bacterium, the genomic window GGCGATCTGGCCCTGGAAAAACAGGGTCAGAACGTCGGCCGGCCGCTTTGAAAGGTAATGCAGTTCGGTCCGGACCCGGAGGAGAAAGTCGTAGGCCCGGTCGATGGTACGGCGATCGCTCTCGTTGATGTATTTGCGTTCGACGAGCTTGGCGGTGCTCATCACCCCGTCGCGGAAATAGCAGATCCACTGCATGTTCTGGTAGTCACGCAGGCCCCCGCACCCGTTCTTGATGTTGGGCTCCTGCATGAACACCGAGCCGCCGTACTTGCGGTGGCGTTCCTCCTGGTTTTCCAGGCGCCATTTGAGGTAGGTGTCGACCTGACCGCGCACGCAATGTTCGAAAAAATCGCGCCGGAACTTGGAGTGCAGCCGCCGGTCTCCGGCCAGGTAGCGCGATTCCAGTAACGAAGTCTTGGTCAGGGTATCGGCGTTGGCCAGGCGGATCGCTTCACCGATGGACCGCGTGGCGTGGCCGACCTTGAATCCGACATCCCAAAGCATGTAGAGAATCTGTTCGACGATCGACGCCCCTTCCGGGCTGACCCGGCCGGAATCGTGCACAAACAGGATATCGACGTCGCTGTACGGGTTCAGTTCACCCCGGCCGTACCCGCCGATCGCCAGCAGGGTAAAAGGCGGCGTCGCACCCGCATACTGGGACCCTTGCACGGCGCCCTCGAACAAATGACGGAGAACCACGTCGAGCAGGCCGGCCCGGTCCCGCGCAATCTCCAGGCCGCCGCCGCCGGAGTAGTGCTTCAGGCGCAGGCGGTGTTCCTCGATCTTCAGGAACTTCTTGTACAGATCCAGCCGGTCACGAAGTTGACCTTTGCCTTGGGAAACCAATTGCCGCTCGGCGTGGGCGAGGATCTTTTCAAGGTGCTGGGACATCGAAGGTACTGAAACCGGAGTCGATCACCATACCGCAGGCTTGAACGGCCGCCTAGGGAAACTTACGGGTCCCGGGCGTCGCCGCGCCGGCACCCGGCCCGATTTGCGCCGCACCGAACGCCGGCCGGTCACCGGTCGCGAGCCCACGGCCGATGTCCGTCATTGATCCTGCTGCAGCTGCCATTAGAATGTGGAATGGCGACTCCCAGCTTTGCCCTCGTTCAGATCTTGCGCGAGACCGCGAACCGCCTGGCCGGCGGTGCCGAGTACCAATGGAGCCACTTCGGCAAATGCAATTGCGGGCACCTCGCCCAAACCGCAACCCGCATTTCCGCCCGGGACATCCACCGCACCGCGCACCGCAAACTGAGCGAGTGGAGCGAAATTCCCGACGATTTCTGTCCGCAGACCGGCGTCCTGATTGATCGGGTGATCGATGCCTTGTTTGAACTGGGGCTGACCAACACCGACCTGCGGCATCTGGAGGATCTGACGGACCCGGAAATCCTGGCCCGGTTGCCGGGCGGCCGGCGTTACCTGCAGCGCAACCAGCGGGATGACGTGGTGGCGTACCTGCGCACCTGGGCGGGCCTACTTGCGGACAAGGTGCCGAGTGGCGAGCGTCGAGTGTCGGGTGTCGAGTGCAGCTCGCCGTTCGCAGCCGATACGCTCGCCATCGAGGTTCCATAACGGGCAAATGCGGCGAGAAGATCAATTGCAAACTCCGAAGCTTGACATTCGCGAACTCTCCCCACGATCACACCCGGCACCCGGTATCATTTGTGGCATTCTCTGCCGCTCCGAACCCCGAACCCCGAACTCCGAACCCTTTCCCCGCCGTGGTCGCCGTGGTCGCCGTGGCCCGCCGTGTTCGCCGTGTGAACTCTGTCGTTGTGCCCGCCAGACCCGCTGTGCCCGCTGTGTGACCGGCACCCGTCACCCGTTACCCGTTACCCGCCACCCTCTTCCATTTGTGGCATTCTCCGCCTCGGGGCATTTTCCGCCGTTACCGAATTCCCAGCGTGGTCAGGTCCACCACCCGCCCGGCGTCTTCCTGCGTCACGAAAATCGGCCCGGTCAGAACCAGGTCGTCCTGCACCAGCAAGCCGTACTTCACGTAATTTGCCAGGAACACAACCGGGAGATACCCTTGGAGCCATTGTTGCTGGTCGACGGCGAAATCGATCCGTTTGCTCACAAGCGCATCGACGACGGTAGGTGAGATGTCGAAGGTGCAAAGCTTGATCTTGCCGGTTCTGCCGACTTCATCGAGTGACTGCATCGCGGGTTCGGCCGCCACCGGTCCGAGGGCCAGAATCCCGTCGACCTCATCGTGGTCGTGCAGGTAGGCGGTGACCGCTTCCTCGCATTCCATGTAATCCAGCGGCACCGCGAGCATGCTCACGTGGTGGAATGGGCCTTCGAAACCGTCTTTGAAGCCTTTGATCCGCTGTTCCAAAGCTGCGTTGCCCGCTTCCTGGTTAAGGATGAGGACCTTCTTCATCCCCATGTCCTTCATGCGTTCCCCGGCTTTTTTCCCGGCGTTCTCCTCTTGTTGCCCGATGTACATGAGGCACCCGACCTTTTTGTACGAGTCCCAACCCGAGTTGATCGCGATCACCGGAATTTTTGCCGCCGCTGCTGCCCGGATCGATTTAGCCAAGGCGGCGGCGTCCGGAATCGCCACGATCAGACCGTCCGGCTTGGACGCCACGGCCGCATCGATCATCTGCGCCATTGCCGCCATGTCGAACGTCTCGGGTGCACGATAATCGAGGTCGCTGCCGGTCTCCTTGGCGGCGGCTTCCAAGCCGTTTCTTACGACGAGCCAGAACGAATCGGCTGCCTGGCCGTGGGTGACGGCGACGATCCTCGGCCTGACCTGCGCAACGCCTGAGAACGGGATGAGCAAGCTCACCGCACAGGCGAGCCGGAAAACGATTTTAGATTTTATCATACGCGCGGTCATGGAACGTGGTTTTAGGTCTGGTCCGGGTACAATTTTCCCGCGGTGCGCGAACCATTCCACAGCGATTCCTTCGAAAAGATCTGGCCCGGAACCTGAGAAGCGGTCAGGATAACAGATTGGCTCGTCGGGCCCCGATCTGTCGAGTCTTGCCGACGCGTTCGTTCCCCTGAGCAAGCGTATGGACACCAGCCGAGAACAGAGCGACCCAAGGCGCGTCTCCGCGTCGACGCTTTCACTGCTGAAGCTGAAGGTTTGGCTGGTCGAACACCTGCGGATCCGGGAGCGGCAGGCGATGCTCATCTGGGCTGTGGTGATCGGCGTTCTGGGCTGCACCGCCGACGAGAGTTTTCGGAGGGTCAGCGACTTCGTGCATTTCCTGGCGACCGACAGCAATCTGGAAATCATTTCGTCTTTTTCCCGGCTGTCGTGGTGGCAAAGACTCGCCGTACCCACGATCGGTGGACTGCTGGCGGGGTCCACCCTCTGGCTCGGGAACCGTCTTCTCGCGGGCGTCCGCCAAAAATCGACGACTGATTACCTGGAGGCGATCGTGGTCGGAAACGGTATACTTTCGCTTCCGGCCAGCTTCGTAAAGACGTTGTCGGCGTTGTTTTCCATCAGCACCGGGGCATCCATCGGCCGGGAAGGACCGCTGGTGCAGATCTCCTCCCTGGTCGCTTCATTAATCGGCCAGGCCCGGAATTTTCCGGTGCCGCAGCGGCGCCAACTGGTCGCGTGCGGCGCGGCCGCCGGCCTGGCCAGCGCTTACAACGCGCCGATCGCCGCTTCGTTTTTTGTCGCTGAGATTATTCTGGGGACGGTGGTGGTCGAGGCGCTGGGACCGTTGATCCTGGCGGCGGTGGTCTCGACTTTCACTTCTCAGCTCCTGCACGGCGGCGGACCCATCTACAAGTCGCCGGGCCTGACCCTGCACAGCCAGTGGGAACTCATCCCGTTGTCGGTCGTCGGCGTCGTCTCGGGCTTCCTGGCGCCGGCTTACCTGAAGTTTTTGCGAATTACCGAGCGGATGTTCTCCAAGGTTCACGTCCCGGTACCGGCGAAAGTTGCGCTCGGCGGTCTGATCGTGGGCGCCCTGTCAATTCTCAGTCCCGAAGTGTGCGGGAACGGCCAGGGGCTGCTGGTTTCCCTCTTTCACCAGAATTGGTTCTGGGACGAGATTCTCGCCATCCTTTTGCTTAAGCTGATCGCGACCGCCGCCATCTTCGGTTCAGGGGCCGTGGGCGGTGTTTTTACGCCGACGCTGTTCATCGGCGCGTCGATCGGCATGGTGTACGGCCGGGCCGTTCTTCACCTCGCGCCGTTTTTGCAACCGGACCCGTTGGCGTACGGCATCGTCGGCATGGGCTCCTTCATTTCCGCAGCGACCGGGGCGCCGTTGATGTCCATTCTACTGGGATTCGAGCTCACCCTGGATTACCAGATTGCACCGCTGCTCATGGTGAATTGCGTCGTCGCCTACTACTGCAGCAGCCTCTTCGAGCGGCGATTCATGTACGGGGAATCCCTCGAGCGCAAAGGCGCCGCCTTCTTCAACCAGCAACTGGCCGAGGCAAACCTGGGCGACCTGATCCGGCGCAACCCCCTGACGCTCCCCAAGAACGCAACCCTGGCGGAGATCGCGCGCGCGTTCGTGAACAACCAGTTCCAGCATATCTACGTGGTCGATAAGGATGACCGGTTCCTCGGCGCGATTTCACTCCACACCATCAAAGAATTCCTCAACCAGCCTGAACTCGAGACCGTGATCGTTGCGACCGATATCATAGACGACAATTTCCCGCGCATCTCGCAGCCGGAGGGAATCGGCGAGGCCCTGGAGAAGTTTTCAGCCACACACGCCGAGCGCTTACCGGTAGTCGATAATCTCCTCTCGCAGCGGCTCATCGGCAGCATTTCGAAGACGGACCTGATCATTCATCTCGCCGGTAAACAAAGTGCAAGCCGGGAAGGAGCCCTTTCGTCGGCATGAGGCGCGTCCTGGCATGCATGGCTTGCTGGGCAGCACTCGTCCCGGTCGCCGTACCGGCTGAAACGGTTTGTTTGATCCATGTGAACGGCGTGATTGGCCCGGCCACGGCGGGTTACGTTTCGCGAAGCATTGACGCCGCGCGGGCCCGCCGCGCGCAATGCCTGGTCATTCAGCTTAACACCCCGGGCGGTTTGCTGGATTCCACCCAGAAGATCGTGCAAACATTTCTGGCGTCACCGGTGCCTGTGGTGGTTTACGTGGCGCCCCTGGGGGCAACTGCCACCAGCGCGGGCTGCTTCATCACCATGGCGGCAAACGTCGCCGCCATGGCTCCGGCCACGACCATCGGTGCGGCGCATCCCGTCGTCCTGGGAGGCGCACCTGGTGGCGGGGAACAGCAACTTGACCCGACGATGAAGCAAAAGCTCGAGAACTTCTCGGTCAGCTACATCGAAGCCATCGCCGGCCGGCGTCACCATAATGCCGAGTGGGCCAAATCCGCCGTGCGGGACAGTGCGTCGGTCACCTCGGAAAAGGCGCTCGAACTGAAGGTCATCGACCTGATCGCCGCCGATCTGGCGGACTTGTTGAACCAGCTGAACGGACGCGAAATCGACGGCAGAACGCTCAAAACCGCCGGCGCGACCGTGGCAAAGATCAAGATGTCGGTCGGCGAACGCGTTTCCCAGGTGATTTTCCGGCCCGAGGTAATGTTCATCCTGATGCTGATCGCCGTCTATGGAATCATCGGTGAGCTAACCGCACCCGGTGCGATCCTTCCGGGCGTCGCCGGCGCAATCGCGTTGATTCTGGCGCTCTACCTGGCGGCCGTTTTACCCGTCAACGTCACCGGCTTCGCGCTGGTCATCCTGGCGGTGGGATTATTTGCCATCGACGCCTTCGCGCCCACCCACGGTGTGCTGACGGCCGGCGGCATCATCTCCTTTGTGCTCGGCTCGCTCATGCTCTTCAATCGTTCCGATCCGCTGTTTCGCTTGTCCCTCAGCTATATCATCGCGGCAACCCTGGTGACGGCGGCGTTCTTTATGTTTGTCGTCGGCAAGGGTTTGCGTGCCCAGCGGTTGCCGCCGAAGACCGGGGTCGGAACGATGGTGGGCAAAACGGCGACTGCCTTGACCCCGATCGACGCAGAGGGCGGCCAGGTTTTTATTGAGGGCGAGTATTGGCGGGCCGTGAGCGATGCACCGATCGAAACGGGCCGGCTCGCCGAGGTTACGGCCGTGCACGGTCTCACGTTGACCGTAAAACCGAAAGCGGGGGCCGAATAATTCAGGTTGGTTGCGCGTCTGAGCTGGCGTGAAGAACGCACTTCTTACTCTCTTAGTCCTCAGTTCCGTTTTCAGTACCTCGCTGATTGCAAGGGCCGACGAAGATCGCCGGGATCGTGATTGGAACGACCCGTACTGGCATCATAGCCACTACGGCTACTGGCACGGTGAGCGGGGGTATTGGCGGAGTCATCACCACCATCATGAGTTCATCAAGGTTGGCCCGGTGACCGTCGAAAAGCATTAAGGACTTTTCCTGCCTTTAACTGGCGTTGGCCATCGCGCAAAGCGCTCCGGAAGATCTCCGGAGCGCTTTTCGTTACACGGCGGGCACGGCGGGTCTGGCGGGCACGGCGTCAGAGTTCACACGGCGAACACGGCGGACCACGGCGGGAAGAGGGGGAAGGGGTTCGGGGTTCGGGGTTCGGGGTTCGGGGCGGCATCATGGGTGCCGGCTGCCGGTGTCAAGCCCGGGGTTTCGGGATCCGTTTCTGCGTTGTCTGCGTGTTCTGCGGATGTTCCATGGAATTTCTTGAAAAATTCGCTTCGCAAACGTGAAAATTGCTTTAGAGCTTGCTGGGGCGAATGGTGAACTTTCTTCTGCCGGACTTTCAGGATTGGCCTGTCTCACTGTTTCCGGACCGTGTGGTGCTGGTTAATAAGATCCTGCCCGGACTCGCTGAGCCGGGGGTTACCATGCTCTGGGTGGGCTGCCGGCCTTACACTCGCCGCTATCCGGGCATGATTGAAAGGCGGGGTGCCCTTTGTTACACCCTTGAGATCGACCCGGCCGCCCGACGCTGGGGCCACCCCAAGAGGCACACGGTGGGAGATTTGCAAAAGGTTGCAGCCCTGTACCTGCCGGAACAGTTCGACGTCGCTCTGGTTAACGGGGTGTTCGGCTGGGGCGTTAACTCCGTTGAGGGACAAAATGAAGCGGTTGAGGGACTTGCCCGCGTGCTGAAGCCGGGGGGCTTGCTGATGCTGGGCTGGAACACCAACCGCTCCTGCGACCCATGCAAACTGCCCGCCGTAACCCGGTTTTTTACGCCGTCTCAACGCCCGGGGTTTGAACGGCGTATTGCGTTTGGCGCCGTTACTCACGTCTATGATTTTCTCAGCCGCCGGGCCAACCCGCTTGAACGGCCGGCCTGCGGCGGGTAAGACCATTCAGGCAGTGATCTCGGCGTCGGTTGCGATTGCCTCAACCTTGGCTGCTCAAGTCAAGCGGCACCAGAAAATGTTTCCAATCGGTGATGTTGTGAGCGTTGCGGATGAAACACGTGGTGGGCAATTCCCGGGGTGCTTCCGGCCTCTTGCGCAGCTCTAAACCAACTTCTTCAGGCAGGCGGCTGCCCTTCAGGCTGTTCACGCGACGGTCGGCCAGCACACAATTTTCCCAGGTGGTTTGTCCCCCGCGGGAACGCGGCACGACGTGGTCGATGTTGCCTTCGTGCGGCGCCAGCTTGCGCCCGGTGTATTGGCAGAGTCCCCCGTCCCGTTCCCAAATCCCTTTGGGCGACAACTTCGGCCGGCGCCTCGGAACGCGGCCATAACGGGTCAGAACCAAAACCGTGGGGACCCGAACCAGACCGCGGATCGTGCTGACCGCGTTGTCCTCTCCACGAACCGGTAATTCCAGCCATTCGGACCATTTTACCGGTCGCATATCCCCGGCCTCCTGAATGTCGAGGGCGGTCGCGTTGCCGTTAGCCATCATGCAAAAGGCTTGTGCCGGCGACCTTACGTTGATCGCCTGCCAGTTCCGATTCAGAACCAGAACCGTGCATTTATGCAGGACATCGTTCATGGCATCGAACTGGGAGCCGCAGCCGTGCGCGAAAGACCGCACAGTAATGCCCCAACGCGGCGAGGTTGTCCAGCCTTGTCGCCGGTCAATCACACCAGCACTGGTATCACGGATGCGCCTCGGGGCTTTCGGCCACAACTGCTGGCAGAGGTAAACAAACGGTGATGGGTCTGCCTGCATTTGCTATCTTCCGTCGCCATGCCGTTGCCGTGCGATTACCACAACCATCCGCAAGCTCATCTGCTGCAGCCATACACCCTCGATTTGCTTCTACCCTGGATTTCCCGGGCACGCCAAACCGGCATCCGGAGCCTGGCGTTTACCGACCACGACCGCTACCATGAAGGAGTCGATTTCGACGTCGTCGATCGCCTCAGGGAGCAGCACCCGGACGTAGAGATCCTGATCGGAATCGAACTCGACAATGACCCGGTAACCTCCGAGCGCGGTACGCGTTGGGTGGAACAACACTGGGACGAACTCGACTTCGTGCTCGGATCGGTCCATTACCTCCCCGGCGCGACGGAGATGTTCGATCGTGCCGACCAGAGCGGGCAGTTAACGGACCGGTACGGGCTGGAAAAGGCTTTTGATCTATATCGTGCGGAACTGGAGAAAATCGTGCGGCGCGGGTTCGTTGACTGTCTTGCGCACCTTGACCTGATTAAGATCCATCACCTTTACCCGGACGGCTACGAACCGGGCACCTGGTTCAGGCCGGTCCTTGAAATGATCCAGGCGGCCGGATTGGCCATCGAAGCGAGTACGGCCGGTTGGCGCAAAACGGTGGGCGAACAATACCCGCACACCGCCATTCTCGAACTGGCGCGCGACCGCAATCTGCCGGTCACCACCGCCTCCGACGCGCACGCGCCGGCTCAACTGGCCGCGGGCTTCAACCGGCTTGAAAAGGTTTTGAACCAAGCCGGCGTGACCAACCTCGTCCGGTTCACGCGCCACCGGAGAATGGCATAACGGGTAACGGGTAACGGGTAACGGGTAACGGGTAACGGGTAACGGGTGGCGGGTGGCGGGTAAAATGCAGAGTTCGTTATTCGATGGCGCGGCGGTAATCGATCTGGCCCGGAAAATAGGCCTGCTGCTTGCGGCGTTGCCGTTGCTCGGCTCGTCACGCGCCGCAACGGCTCCAGTCACGTCTCCGGCGATGCTGCATGCGGCCGGTGGCGCAGTGCTCGATCAAACCGGCCAGCCGGTGCTGCTGCGCTCCGTCAACCTCAGTCCCTGGCTCGTGCCGGAGGGGTATTTGATGGCGCAAGGCAGCTTTGCCGCCCTCGCGACGTCTCCGTCCGAGATCAGGCAACGGCTCGTGGATGTCGTCGGCCCGGAAAAGGCGGCGGCGTTCTGGCGGGATTGGACGGCCGCATTCGTTGACGCAAACGACTTCCGGAACCTGCGCGCTGACGGGTTCAACTGCGTCCGCCTTCCCTTGAACGCGAGGTTCATCACGAGCCGGATCGAGCCCGGCGGCGTTGTCTTCGACGCAGCGGGGATTGCGCCGGTCGATCAGGCTGTCTCCTGGGGTGCCGAAACCGGCGTTTACGTCATCCTCGACCTGCATGATGCCCCTGGCGGTCAGGGACCGTTCTCAACCGTGTCCGACGTGCCCTCGTTCGATCATACGCCCCGGCTGTGGCAAGGGCCGACTGCGGCGGAAAACCGGAGGAAGACGATTGCACTCTGGCGCGCGCTCGCATCGCGCTATGCCGGGGCGCGCTCTGTAGGCGGCTACGATCTGCTCAACGAGCCGGCCCTGCCGCCCGGCGTGGCTCCGGCCGAGCTGGCGGCACTCTACAACGCAGTTATCGAGGCCATAAGGTCGGTCGATCGCGACCACATGATCGTGCTCGAAGGCGACAAATACGCGCGCGATTTCTCGATGATCCGATCCGTCGCCGATCCGAACGTCATGTACGAGTTCCACGAGTACCGGATGTTCAATCCCCAATGGCGCTCGCCGACTGTTGCCTCGCTGGCACAACTGCTCCAGCTGCGTGAAGCGACGGGAAAGCCGGTATGGCTGGGCGAGTTTGGGGAAAGCTCCTTCGCTTGGCAGGCTCAAGTCGTCAGCCTGCTTAAGGCCAACGGCATCGGCTGGGCAGTCTGGCCCTGGAAGCGCATCGATTTCGGGGACGCTCTTCCTGTGATCGAGGCGATCGAGCCGCCGGAGCCTTGGAAGCGGATCTCCGGATACCTGGCCGGCCGGCGTTTTTCGAGAAAGCCGTCGCCGGCTGAAGCCGAGCAGGCGACGTCTGAAATGCTCGTGGCGATCCGCACTTCGAACTGTCGCAAGAACCAGGCGCTGGCGAGCACGCTCGCGGGTCACTGAGACGATTCAAACAGTTATTCCGGTAGACGGTAGAATATCGGCTCTACACCTATCAGACCGTATAAACGGTCCAGGCCCAACGGGCCGGGAGACCTTAGCCCAGGGTTCCACCCCACTGCCATTTCGTTAAGGGCGAGGGGGATGCTTTCGTCCCGGAGGGACGGCTGAGGTTAGCCAGGGACTTCAGTCCCTGGACGGGGCATTTAAGCGGGAGCGCGTCCCGTCGGGACGCCTGAAACGCTGCCCCGCAGGGTGCCGGCTCCCAAGCGGCCGGCCAAACCCGGCGCGGCCCTCGGCGCCAAAAACCCGGACGTCCCCCCAACCGTTGACGCCCGCTTGGCTTGGCGCACGCCTTCAGGCGTCCCGACGGGACGCAACCCCTGGGGAACGCCCGCACAGCACAGGCACTAAAGCTACCTGCCTAACCTCAGCCGTCCCTCCGGGACCAAAGCAGTACCCGGCCTTGTATCCTTAACTAAATGGCAGTCCGGCAGCGTCCTCTCCGCCGGAATTCCACCCGGATAATTGTCTACACGGTATTATACCGTGACCGATAGCGGTGGCAGAATCGTGACGCCCTGAACCACCCGGCGCTCGAGTTGATCGATCCGGAGGCGCAGCACGGCCTCGACGGTCTTCAAAAAGGGGTTGAAGCTGTCGGTCAGGGCGACCTGAAGATTGCCGGGGGTAGCACGGGTGTTGCGCAACCCTTTCTCTTCGAGCACCTGGCGCACCGCGGCAGCGCAGTTGAACGCCGAATCGATCAGGGCAACGTCCGGGCCGGCGACCTCCGCAATTAACGGTTCCAATAAGGGGTAGTGGGTACAACCGAGGACCAGCGTATCGACACCGGCTGCGAGCAACGGGTTCAAATAACGTTCCAGCACTTCCCGCGTCACGGGGTCTTCAAGCCAGGCTTCTTCGATCAATGGTACCAGCAAAGGGCAAGCCTGGCTTATGACCTCGACCCCTGCGGCAGCGGCATCGATCGCCTGGTCGTAAGCCGCGCTCGCCACGGTGGCGCGGGTCGCCAAAACGCCGATTTTGCCGTTCCGGGTCTGCTGGACGGCGGCGCGGGCGCCTGGGACGATCACCCCCGAGACCGGGGTGCGCAGGGTCTGCTGCAGGCGCGGTAAAGCCAGGGCGGAGGCGGTGTTGCACGCCACCACGATCATCTTGGCATTTTCGGCCAGGAGCAGCCCGGCAATTTCCAGGCTGTAACGCTCGATCGTGGCCCGGTCTTTGCCCCCATACGGCAACCGGGCGGTGTCGCCGAGGTAGAAAATATCTTCCTCCGGCAGCAGTTCGCGAAGGGCGCGAACCACCGTGAGGCCGCCGATGCCGGAATCAAAGACCCCGATCGGCTGACTGGCCGGATCACTATTTTGCGGCTTCGGGAAGTGCATAAACGTCGTTGGAAAACGGCGTCCAAATACTGCCGGGCGTGGCGGCGGCGGCGCTGTTGGTGTTGATGCTGCTGCTCAGCGGGGGGGCAGTGTTGCCCTTGGCGATGGCGCCGGCCGAACCGGCGGTGCCGCGTTCGACGGCACGGTTGTAAGCCTCGATTCCCTGAACGATGGCCTGAGCCATGTTCTGCCGGAAAGCGGGATTCGCGACGCGCATATCGTCGACGGCATTGGTAAGGAACCCGCCTTCGATCAGAACTCCCGGCACCGTATTATCGCGAAGCACGACGAACCGCGCGCGCTTTATGCCGCGGTCGCCAACGCCCAGCCGCGTGATCAGGGCGGTATGGATGGCGGTCGCCAGGGCGATGTTTTCCGGATCGCGCACGTTGCCGAGACAAGGCCGAAAGTCCGAAAAGGTCAGGGTGATGTCATTGGACGACGGCACCCCGCGCGGCGCCAGGCAGTAGGTTTCAATTCCTTCAGCGTCCGCGCGCATTCCGGAATTGAAATGCACGCTGATGAACAATGCGTTGCTCTGGTAACTGGCGAATGCGGCCCGCAGTTCGAGCGGGATGAAAACGTCAGCCGACCGGGTGAGGCGCACGTTGTACCCGGCGGCTTGCAACAGGTCGCGGGCACGCAGCACTACATCCAGGGTGAAATCCTTCTCGTTGCCGCGAACGCTGCGTGCGCCCTGATCGAACCCGCCATGGCCGGCATCCAGGACGATGGTTCGAGCCGGAGCGGTCTGGATCCGGGCGGGCCTCAGCACCGGTTCGACCAGCTTACTCAGGTCGATCCGCGAAATGGCCGGCCGATTATCTATACCGATAATGGGAAAGCTCAGGATGAACTTGAGCCCGTTCAGGTAAAGCTCGCGAGAGTTGACGCTTCCCTGCATCCGCAACACGGTGTTCGACAGTTGCAGGTGGTCATACGAGTAGTCGGCCTGGATAAAATTGTAAAAACGGGCAACGTCCTGCAACGGCACATAATCGCGCCCCTCGAATTTTATCACCGTCCAGTCGAAGGCGCCGACGTGCGAAGCCGCCAGAAAAACCGCGGCGAGAATTGCCGACCACCCTCGCATAAATAAAGTGCGCACAGGTTGCGCCGGGCACATGGAAGAAGCAAGCAGATTCAACGGCCCCTGCAGCTACCTATCGGCCGTCTTCGCCCTGCAGTTCGTAGGCCAGCACGCTCAGGCTGTAGAGCGCAGCCGTTTCCGTACGTAACACGATCGGGCCGAGCGTCACCGGGGCGCAACCGGCGCTTTTCGCCGCAGCCGCCTCCGCCGGAGTGAAATCCCCTTCCGGCCCGATGAGCATGAGGGCCGTTTCCGGCCGGCGGCCATGCTGGTCACGGAACTCGCGCAGCACTTGTTTGAAGCCGCGCGCATCGCGTTGCAGCGAGGCGATCAGCGGGGCCTCGTACCGGTCGAATTCCGAAAAAAACTGTTTAGGCGTAACCGGGACCGCAATTTCAGGCAGCCAGTTCTGGCCGCATTGTTTGGCGGCCTCGATGATGACCGTACGCCATCTCTC contains:
- a CDS encoding glutamate racemase encodes the protein MHFPKPQNSDPASQPIGVFDSGIGGLTVVRALRELLPEEDIFYLGDTARLPYGGKDRATIERYSLEIAGLLLAENAKMIVVACNTASALALPRLQQTLRTPVSGVIVPGARAAVQQTRNGKIGVLATRATVASAAYDQAIDAAAAGVEVISQACPLLVPLIEEAWLEDPVTREVLERYLNPLLAAGVDTLVLGCTHYPLLEPLIAEVAGPDVALIDSAFNCAAAVRQVLEEKGLRNTRATPGNLQVALTDSFNPFLKTVEAVLRLRIDQLERRVVQGVTILPPLSVTV
- a CDS encoding 16S rRNA (uracil(1498)-N(3))-methyltransferase, giving the protein MSNHRFYIPPAAWSTTDPVLEGGEAHHCSDVLRLRPGSRVTVFNGQGSEMTCEIAGGAKDQVRLKPLLFGSSPQLRCAITLAQAIPKGKNMDLIIQKATELGVAKIVPLLSERTVVNLEGGDTQKRTERWRTVIIEAAKQCGQNWLPEIAVPVTPKQFFSEFDRYEAPLIASLQRDARGFKQVLREFRDQHGRRPETALMLIGPEGDFTPAEAAAAKSAGCAPVTLGPIVLRTETAALYSLSVLAYELQGEDGR
- a CDS encoding N-acetylmuramoyl-L-alanine amidase; this translates as MRGWSAILAAVFLAASHVGAFDWTVIKFEGRDYVPLQDVARFYNFIQADYSYDHLQLSNTVLRMQGSVNSRELYLNGLKFILSFPIIGIDNRPAISRIDLSKLVEPVLRPARIQTAPARTIVLDAGHGGFDQGARSVRGNEKDFTLDVVLRARDLLQAAGYNVRLTRSADVFIPLELRAAFASYQSNALFISVHFNSGMRADAEGIETYCLAPRGVPSSNDITLTFSDFRPCLGNVRDPENIALATAIHTALITRLGVGDRGIKRARFVVLRDNTVPGVLIEGGFLTNAVDDMRVANPAFRQNMAQAIVQGIEAYNRAVERGTAGSAGAIAKGNTAPPLSSSINTNSAAAATPGSIWTPFSNDVYALPEAAK